A window from Bacteroidota bacterium encodes these proteins:
- a CDS encoding alpha-L-rhamnosidase, which produces MIRLLYILIVCFLSTQGFTQKLSVSNLRCGYTQDPLGVDISNPRLSWELQSNQKNVLQTAYRILVTDDSLLLKGNTGNIWDSKKINSSASIQVQYNGKALQSVKKYFWKLMVWDNKGNISSWSNISMWQMGLLNKKDWSNAKWIGHDEIIDSLLIAPHIHGNGKRSWGARRNVLPLFRKEFAVNKKIKNATAFICGLGHFELSINGNKIGDHFLDPGWTNYSKQAQYVTFDITQQLQQGRNVIGIMLGNGFYYIPGQRYRKMTGAYGHPKMIMRTVIEYADGTIENIISDESWQTFESPIIFSSIFGGEDYDANKEQPGWDTPGFLKDGLDWFDVIITNGPGQLTTQLQEPIKITERFKVKTKAQLKPDTWMYDLGQNFSGIPSVTVNGNMGDTVKIFCAELINADGTANQRATGSPSYFTYILKGGSDESWQPRFAYTGFRYMQVECIANNNTGSLPVVKNIEGLHIRNAANTVGSFNSSNDLFNKTNTLINWAIKSNTMSVFTDCPHREKLGWLEQTHLMGESVQYNYDIASLCKKIIQDMMNAQYADGKIPEIAPEFTQFTPPFDESPEWGSAAIILPWYNYKWYGDKESLLNAYDMMKKYLLYLKSKAKDNILSHGLGDWFDIGPKKSGFAQMTKMGVTATSTFYYDLTIMIEVAKLLNKAADLKMYTKLAIAVKRSFNENFFDKQNLQYDSASQTANAMALYMGLVEPKYKQAVINALVNDIKNRNNALTAGDIGYRYVLRALEDAGRSDVIFDMNSRDDVPGYGFQLKHGATALTESWQAYESVSNNHFMLGHLMEWFYTGLAGIKQAGNSVAYKKTEIKPQPVGDVTSAKASYHSVYGEIVSEWKKDGKTFELNVEIPVNTTAAIYFSATKKSVLTESGKIITATYVNGKAIVKIGSGKYYFKVNSD; this is translated from the coding sequence ATGATACGATTGCTTTACATTCTTATAGTTTGTTTTCTTTCTACGCAGGGGTTTACTCAAAAACTTTCTGTCAGCAATCTTCGTTGCGGATACACACAAGATCCTTTGGGAGTTGATATAAGCAATCCGCGTCTTAGTTGGGAGTTGCAAAGCAATCAAAAAAATGTTTTACAAACTGCTTATCGCATATTAGTAACAGATGATTCTTTACTGTTAAAAGGGAATACAGGTAATATCTGGGATTCAAAAAAAATAAATAGCTCAGCATCCATACAAGTACAATACAATGGCAAAGCGCTGCAATCGGTTAAAAAATATTTCTGGAAACTGATGGTTTGGGATAACAAAGGAAATATTTCCTCGTGGAGTAATATTTCCATGTGGCAAATGGGTTTGTTAAACAAAAAAGACTGGAGTAATGCAAAATGGATCGGGCATGATGAGATAATTGATTCATTGCTCATTGCCCCGCATATTCATGGCAATGGAAAAAGATCATGGGGTGCAAGAAGAAATGTATTGCCTCTATTCCGAAAAGAATTTGCTGTAAACAAAAAAATTAAAAATGCCACTGCATTTATTTGCGGATTGGGACATTTTGAATTGAGTATAAACGGGAATAAAATTGGAGATCATTTTTTAGATCCGGGCTGGACAAATTATAGTAAGCAGGCCCAGTATGTAACATTTGATATTACTCAGCAACTACAGCAAGGGAGAAATGTAATTGGTATAATGCTGGGCAATGGGTTTTATTATATACCTGGACAGCGATACCGGAAGATGACTGGTGCATATGGACATCCGAAAATGATAATGCGGACAGTGATTGAATATGCAGATGGTACAATTGAAAATATTATAAGTGATGAAAGCTGGCAAACATTTGAATCGCCGATAATATTCAGCAGCATTTTTGGTGGCGAAGATTATGATGCGAATAAAGAACAACCTGGTTGGGATACACCTGGTTTTTTAAAAGATGGCCTTGATTGGTTTGATGTGATCATAACCAATGGCCCAGGTCAATTAACTACGCAATTACAGGAGCCAATAAAAATAACTGAACGCTTTAAAGTAAAAACAAAGGCCCAATTAAAACCGGATACCTGGATGTATGATCTTGGACAAAATTTTTCCGGGATTCCTTCAGTGACGGTTAACGGCAACATGGGCGACACAGTAAAAATATTTTGTGCTGAGTTAATTAATGCTGACGGAACTGCTAATCAACGGGCAACCGGCTCTCCGAGTTATTTTACCTATATATTAAAGGGAGGTAGTGATGAAAGTTGGCAACCAAGATTCGCTTATACAGGCTTCAGGTACATGCAAGTGGAGTGTATTGCAAATAACAATACAGGATCATTGCCTGTCGTAAAAAATATTGAAGGTCTTCATATCCGGAACGCAGCAAATACAGTTGGCTCATTCAATTCTTCCAATGATTTATTTAATAAAACAAATACACTGATTAACTGGGCAATTAAAAGTAATACGATGAGTGTGTTTACTGATTGCCCTCACCGGGAGAAATTAGGTTGGCTGGAGCAAACACACCTGATGGGAGAATCGGTTCAATATAATTATGATATTGCGTCGCTCTGTAAAAAAATCATTCAAGACATGATGAATGCACAGTATGCGGATGGAAAGATACCGGAGATAGCTCCCGAGTTTACACAATTCACTCCTCCTTTTGATGAATCGCCGGAGTGGGGGAGTGCTGCAATCATTTTGCCATGGTATAATTATAAATGGTATGGAGATAAAGAATCGTTGCTCAATGCGTATGATATGATGAAGAAATACTTGTTGTATTTGAAAAGCAAAGCCAAAGATAATATCCTTTCTCATGGACTGGGCGATTGGTTTGACATTGGCCCAAAAAAATCCGGATTTGCTCAAATGACCAAAATGGGTGTTACAGCTACTTCTACTTTTTATTATGATTTAACAATAATGATTGAAGTAGCGAAGTTGTTAAATAAAGCAGCCGATTTAAAAATGTACACTAAACTTGCCATTGCAGTTAAAAGATCTTTTAACGAAAATTTTTTTGATAAACAAAACCTGCAATATGACTCAGCAAGCCAGACTGCCAATGCAATGGCTTTATACATGGGGCTTGTAGAACCAAAGTATAAACAGGCAGTGATTAATGCTTTGGTAAATGATATTAAAAACCGGAATAATGCACTTACTGCCGGTGACATTGGTTACCGTTATGTATTACGGGCTTTGGAAGATGCGGGAAGAAGTGATGTAATATTTGATATGAACAGCCGCGACGATGTTCCCGGCTATGGATTTCAACTAAAGCATGGTGCCACTGCATTGACGGAGAGCTGGCAAGCGTATGAATCTGTTTCAAATAATCATTTCATGCTCGGGCATTTGATGGAATGGTTTTATACAGGATTAGCCGGGATAAAGCAAGCAGGTAATTCAGTTGCGTATAAAAAGACTGAAATAAAACCACAACCGGTAGGTGATGTTACTTCAGCAAAAGCAAGTTATCATTCAGTCTATGGAGAAATTGTAAGCGAGTGGAAAAAGGATGGAAAAACATTTGAATTAAATGTCGAAATTCCTGTGAATACAACGGCAGCTATTTATTTTTCCGCAACGAAAAAATCTGTTTTGACAGAAAGTGGGAAGATCATAACCGCAACTTATGTAAATGGAAAGGCAATAGTGAAAATCGGTTCTGGGAAATATTATTTTAAAGTAAATTCTGATTAG
- a CDS encoding DUF4982 domain-containing protein, with the protein MQKLYFYIFFCLLFQLNSIAQPRSIIDFNNDWKFYLGNDSTANEPVHDDSKWRKLSLPHDWSIESNFKKDAPATTQGGALPGGIGWYRKIFSLPTSAKGKNVSIEFDGVYKNSEVWINGHYLGKRPNGYVSFSYDLTKYLLPSPQKNSIAVKVDNSQQPDSRWYSGSGIYRDVKLVVKNQTAFQQNGIYITTEHTNGEAQIGIHAMIEDLNKTDRFYKIKYQVVDAKGNSVNDINYHIMVETQLRGNLTKDLFTYGFKKPFLWSPTNPYLYKLKASLYVEGKLMDEIIVPFGIRQFFFDAEKGFSFNGKQLKLYGVCMHHDLGALGAAFNINAAKRQLKILKEMGCNAIRFSHNPPASELLDLCDQMGFLVIDEAFDMWQKRKNKFDYHLDFKEWHKRDLEAMVLRDRNHPSVFMWSIGNEIREQFDSTGTTITKGLVDIVKQLDPTRPIISALTETFSEKNFIAKANALDVLGFNYKDYDYAELPKRFPGQKFIATETASALETRGVYQFPSDSIRIWPPNYKVQDTFSGGNKDYTSAAYDNTYAYWGNTHERSWLAVKKNNHIAGAFVWSGFDYLGEPMPYPKFPARSSYFGIIDLAGFPKDIYYMYQSEWSTKNVLHIFPHWNWNSGDTVDVWAYYNNADEVELFINGKSIGIRKKQGDDLHVMWRLPFQPGTLKAVSRKNGKIILTKEIKTAGKPARIELIADKKNLKADGKDLSFITARILDKNGNIVPTADNKLQFSISGNGIIAGTDNGYQADTVSLKNNNRNCWKGIALAIVQSNGKKGNITLKVSSPGIQTAIISLSTGN; encoded by the coding sequence ATGCAAAAACTTTATTTCTATATTTTTTTTTGTTTGTTGTTTCAATTAAACAGCATAGCACAGCCACGTTCTATAATTGATTTCAACAATGACTGGAAGTTTTATTTAGGAAATGACAGTACTGCAAATGAACCGGTTCATGATGACAGCAAATGGCGGAAACTTTCATTGCCTCATGACTGGAGTATAGAATCTAATTTTAAAAAAGATGCACCAGCTACTACACAGGGTGGTGCATTGCCAGGGGGCATTGGTTGGTACAGGAAAATTTTTTCGTTGCCAACTTCTGCAAAAGGTAAAAATGTTTCAATTGAATTTGATGGTGTATATAAAAACAGTGAGGTTTGGATCAACGGGCATTATCTCGGCAAGCGACCTAATGGCTATGTTTCATTCAGCTATGATTTAACTAAATATCTTCTTCCATCACCACAAAAGAATAGTATAGCAGTAAAAGTTGATAACAGTCAGCAACCCGATTCAAGATGGTACAGCGGTTCGGGTATTTACAGGGATGTGAAATTGGTAGTTAAAAATCAAACGGCATTTCAACAGAATGGAATTTATATAACTACTGAACATACTAATGGCGAGGCGCAGATTGGTATTCATGCTATGATTGAGGATTTGAATAAGACAGATCGCTTTTATAAAATAAAATACCAGGTGGTTGATGCAAAAGGCAATTCGGTTAATGATATCAATTACCATATTATGGTGGAAACGCAACTCCGGGGTAATCTCACAAAGGATTTATTTACTTATGGGTTTAAAAAACCGTTTTTGTGGAGTCCCACCAATCCTTATCTCTACAAATTAAAGGCAAGCTTATATGTGGAAGGAAAACTGATGGATGAAATTATAGTCCCTTTCGGCATCCGTCAATTCTTCTTTGATGCTGAAAAGGGATTTTCATTCAACGGCAAGCAGCTAAAGCTGTACGGTGTTTGCATGCACCATGATCTCGGCGCATTAGGTGCCGCCTTTAATATTAATGCTGCAAAAAGACAATTAAAGATTTTAAAAGAAATGGGCTGCAATGCAATTCGCTTTTCACATAATCCTCCCGCCTCTGAATTGTTGGATCTATGTGATCAAATGGGATTTCTTGTTATTGATGAAGCATTTGATATGTGGCAAAAAAGAAAAAACAAATTTGATTATCATCTAGATTTTAAGGAATGGCATAAAAGAGATCTTGAAGCAATGGTGTTGCGTGACCGCAATCATCCTTCTGTTTTTATGTGGAGTATTGGCAATGAAATAAGAGAACAGTTTGATAGCACTGGTACTACTATTACAAAAGGACTGGTTGATATTGTAAAGCAACTTGATCCGACAAGACCGATAATATCTGCATTAACAGAGACTTTTTCAGAAAAAAATTTTATTGCCAAAGCAAATGCATTGGATGTATTGGGTTTTAATTACAAGGATTATGATTATGCTGAATTACCTAAACGTTTTCCAGGTCAAAAATTTATTGCTACTGAAACTGCATCAGCATTAGAAACACGAGGTGTTTATCAATTCCCATCAGATAGCATTCGCATCTGGCCACCCAATTATAAAGTACAGGATACTTTTTCCGGTGGTAATAAAGATTATACAAGTGCGGCGTATGATAATACTTATGCTTATTGGGGCAACACACATGAAAGATCATGGCTGGCCGTCAAGAAGAATAACCATATTGCCGGCGCATTTGTATGGAGTGGTTTCGATTATTTGGGTGAGCCTATGCCATACCCAAAATTTCCGGCGAGAAGTAGTTATTTCGGAATTATTGACTTAGCAGGTTTTCCCAAAGATATTTATTACATGTACCAAAGTGAATGGAGTACAAAAAATGTATTGCATATTTTTCCTCATTGGAACTGGAACTCCGGAGATACGGTTGATGTTTGGGCATATTATAATAATGCAGATGAAGTTGAATTATTTATAAATGGAAAATCAATAGGCATACGAAAAAAGCAGGGCGATGATCTTCATGTAATGTGGCGTCTGCCCTTTCAACCCGGAACATTAAAAGCAGTTTCAAGAAAGAATGGCAAAATAATTTTAACCAAAGAAATAAAAACTGCTGGTAAGCCTGCGCGGATAGAATTGATCGCCGACAAAAAGAATCTTAAAGCCGATGGAAAAGATTTATCTTTTATAACCGCAAGGATATTAGATAAGAATGGAAATATTGTTCCAACAGCTGATAACAAGCTGCAGTTTTCGATCAGTGGCAACGGTATTATTGCAGGAACAGACAACGGTTACCAGGCCGATACCGTTTCTTTAAAAAACAACAACAGGAATTGCTGGAAAGGGATAGCATTAGCAATTGTTCAATCGAACGGAAAAAAGGGAAATATTACATTAAAGGTATCCAGTCCCGGAATTCAAACAGCTATTATATCTCTGAGTACAGGCAATTAA
- a CDS encoding SusC/RagA family TonB-linked outer membrane protein: MNCILFRRLLMVLFVMCGYITALAQEVTVTGKVTDPESKLPLEGVTVRVKNTQTATSTNAAGEFTIKAPSSTSILVFTLVSYTTLEAKASSSSLAISLNKFENKLEDVVVVGYGTKKRVQAQGAVATLKAAEIEDIPVANLPSALVNRVPGVSVNFSSGKPGSTTTLNIRNSSVGPASFPGNAGGVTTQPLIVIDGIISNPAQWAQSTNADFFENLDASQVEDITFLKDASAAIYGAAGAKGVVLITTKRGKAGKPKISYSGYYGVSTPTTDPETMTAYEHAKFLNDGFELTGAAFNQRFSQADLDSLKGLKDESWFDYFWKNGKVQRHTLTVSGGTDKITFFAGGSYYNEKGNYGKIEVNKYSLRFGVNAKIIEGLTADISFATDYNKEYSNNHSNAGTDNDDATIRPLYFTPKWVPVILGDKLAGFQGANNSSPQNTNWNFLGLQNSGTYRDSRSQGLAVNASLEWRPKVVKGLAARVQFGQNNRNALAKGYFASYNVANLQRRGQNSLFYSDQLVTTTGASPTVRIANNDQIQEGTTVSNNYQFFTTLSYGRKFGEHEFDVMAGFDQSESESRNVLLNKVTQIVAGVDEFWAFSNDPTALGSINEVVRPTQAFITAKRSYITRANYSFRNRYFFEFIGRADASVNFLPEDRWGFFPTVGLGWKISDEDFFSNINFVNSLKIRATYGVVGEDRLGARLWESRYSQTTGILFGNTATSGLDPSIYPNPLITWEKARNFNVGFDAAVYKNKITITADFYQRYTYDGYDSYSASAFPPTFGTTPPVVNYLKQLSWGAEFAIGYRTRFSKDWGFNVDANFAFTNSQLMQQYYNETLLGQFGNDQLGITVGRDPRTYNSNNIGYITKGILRTQAEVDAILAKNPNYLIGGVKPQVGFMDFEDINGDGQITEAGDATLMFDKTSPVVAAGFTLGASYKTFRLSMNINLSIGGKRFYDSDARTAPTTVRNAPSFWADHWSPENPNGKFPRADAPLATANSTFWAVNGTQSRINNMVLSYQLPKNISAKIRIPDLRFMITGTNLWNIVNPLKYKDPYTSNFGFYPTLRTISFGVNASL; encoded by the coding sequence ATGAATTGCATTCTATTTCGCAGGCTGCTGATGGTTCTTTTTGTCATGTGTGGTTACATTACTGCACTTGCACAGGAGGTAACAGTTACCGGTAAAGTAACTGACCCTGAATCTAAGTTACCCTTAGAAGGTGTAACTGTAAGGGTGAAAAATACACAGACAGCCACTTCAACAAATGCTGCAGGTGAGTTTACCATCAAAGCTCCCTCATCAACATCTATACTGGTGTTTACCCTTGTGAGTTATACCACGCTAGAAGCAAAAGCATCCAGTAGCTCACTTGCGATCTCCTTAAATAAATTCGAAAACAAACTGGAAGATGTAGTTGTGGTTGGTTATGGAACTAAAAAAAGAGTGCAAGCACAGGGTGCTGTTGCCACTCTTAAAGCAGCGGAGATTGAAGATATACCTGTTGCTAATTTACCTTCAGCTTTAGTTAACCGCGTACCGGGTGTGAGTGTCAACTTCAGCTCAGGTAAACCAGGCTCAACTACAACCCTTAACATTCGTAATTCATCTGTAGGTCCGGCTAGTTTTCCAGGTAATGCCGGGGGAGTTACCACCCAACCTTTAATTGTTATTGATGGGATCATTTCCAATCCTGCACAATGGGCACAGTCGACAAATGCGGATTTCTTCGAAAACCTGGATGCAAGCCAGGTAGAAGACATTACATTTTTGAAAGATGCATCCGCAGCAATTTACGGTGCTGCCGGTGCAAAAGGTGTAGTGTTGATCACTACAAAAAGAGGTAAAGCAGGCAAACCTAAAATTTCCTATTCCGGTTATTACGGAGTATCCACGCCAACTACGGATCCCGAAACAATGACTGCATATGAGCATGCCAAATTTTTAAATGATGGCTTTGAGTTGACAGGTGCAGCATTTAACCAACGTTTTTCACAAGCCGACCTGGACTCGTTAAAAGGACTTAAAGACGAATCATGGTTTGATTATTTCTGGAAAAATGGTAAAGTGCAAAGGCACACATTAACCGTTTCTGGTGGTACAGATAAGATCACATTTTTTGCCGGAGGAAGTTATTATAACGAGAAAGGTAACTATGGTAAAATTGAGGTCAATAAATATAGTCTTCGTTTTGGCGTCAACGCTAAGATCATAGAAGGCCTTACTGCTGATATCTCTTTTGCTACTGATTACAACAAAGAATATAGTAATAATCATTCAAATGCAGGTACGGACAACGATGACGCAACGATACGACCACTATACTTTACGCCTAAATGGGTGCCTGTAATATTAGGCGACAAATTGGCTGGGTTCCAGGGTGCAAATAATTCATCTCCGCAAAATACAAACTGGAATTTCCTGGGACTACAAAATTCCGGGACTTACAGGGATAGCAGATCTCAGGGACTTGCGGTGAATGCCTCGTTAGAATGGAGGCCGAAAGTTGTAAAAGGTTTAGCGGCAAGAGTACAGTTTGGCCAGAATAACAGGAATGCTCTCGCCAAAGGATATTTTGCTTCTTATAATGTGGCAAACCTCCAGCGGAGAGGTCAAAATAGTTTATTTTATTCCGATCAATTAGTGACGACAACAGGAGCAAGTCCTACTGTAAGGATTGCAAACAATGACCAGATACAGGAAGGAACCACCGTATCAAATAACTATCAATTTTTTACTACACTATCATACGGCAGAAAATTTGGAGAGCATGAATTTGATGTAATGGCAGGGTTTGATCAAAGCGAATCGGAAAGCCGTAATGTTCTTTTGAATAAGGTTACACAAATAGTTGCCGGCGTAGATGAGTTCTGGGCATTCAGTAATGATCCTACTGCGCTTGGCAGTATAAACGAGGTGGTAAGACCAACGCAGGCATTTATCACTGCAAAACGTTCTTATATTACCCGGGCCAATTATTCTTTTAGGAACAGATATTTCTTCGAATTTATTGGCCGGGCTGATGCGTCTGTGAATTTTTTGCCTGAAGATAGATGGGGCTTTTTCCCAACAGTAGGCTTAGGCTGGAAAATAAGTGATGAGGACTTCTTTAGTAATATCAATTTTGTAAACAGCCTTAAAATTCGGGCAACTTATGGAGTAGTGGGAGAAGACAGATTAGGTGCCCGTCTGTGGGAGTCACGTTATTCACAAACAACAGGTATTTTGTTTGGCAACACTGCCACCAGTGGGCTGGATCCAAGTATTTACCCAAACCCTTTAATTACATGGGAGAAGGCAAGAAACTTCAATGTTGGATTTGATGCCGCTGTTTATAAAAACAAGATCACTATAACGGCAGATTTTTACCAACGTTACACGTATGATGGATATGATAGTTATTCAGCCAGTGCTTTCCCGCCAACCTTTGGCACTACACCGCCAGTGGTCAACTATCTTAAGCAATTAAGCTGGGGGGCTGAGTTTGCGATCGGGTATCGTACGAGGTTTAGCAAAGACTGGGGTTTTAACGTGGATGCCAACTTTGCATTTACAAATAGCCAATTGATGCAACAATATTATAACGAAACTCTTTTGGGGCAGTTTGGCAACGACCAATTAGGCATTACGGTTGGCCGTGATCCACGCACATACAACAGCAACAATATTGGCTACATAACAAAGGGAATTTTGAGAACACAGGCAGAGGTTGATGCTATTCTTGCCAAGAACCCGAATTACCTGATTGGTGGAGTAAAACCACAGGTTGGATTCATGGATTTTGAAGACATAAACGGCGACGGCCAAATTACTGAAGCCGGAGATGCTACTTTGATGTTCGACAAAACCTCACCTGTTGTCGCCGCTGGATTTACACTCGGTGCTAGCTATAAAACTTTCAGATTGTCTATGAATATCAACCTATCAATAGGTGGTAAACGTTTCTATGATTCTGATGCAAGAACTGCTCCGACCACGGTAAGGAATGCACCTAGCTTCTGGGCAGATCATTGGTCGCCTGAAAATCCTAATGGAAAATTTCCGAGAGCAGATGCTCCACTTGCCACCGCAAACTCAACTTTTTGGGCTGTTAATGGTACACAAAGCAGGATTAATAACATGGTTCTTTCTTACCAGTTGCCTAAAAACATTTCGGCGAAAATACGTATCCCCGATCTAAGATTTATGATCACCGGTACTAACCTTTGGAATATAGTAAACCCATTAAAGTATAAAGATCCTTATACATCCAACTTTGGTTTTTACCCAACATTAAGAACTATTTCTTTTGGTGTCAATGCAAGTTTATAA
- a CDS encoding DUF3826 domain-containing protein, which translates to MNVTRNIFTANRRQERVAVKEFKSPFSFFTTTRFKTLAVYIIISLLITLLLNAAAFGQNTPGNDEAFKKVLTERSHKIVNTLEIADSGKFDKVVRLVADQYYRLNKIHDESKASVAAIKGLQLPDEEKTARVKKEDETKAEMLGKLHKKYISQLKKNLTDAQIEKVKNGMTYNVLNVTYTAYTEMLLNLTEEQKKKIYNWLVEARELAMDEGSSDDKHKVFGKYKGRINNYLSTEGYDMKKEEKAWQDRLKEKKSIEKQTA; encoded by the coding sequence ATGAACGTTACTCGTAATATTTTTACTGCTAACCGCAGACAAGAAAGAGTTGCTGTAAAAGAGTTTAAATCTCCTTTTTCTTTTTTCACTACGACCAGGTTTAAAACACTTGCTGTTTATATTATTATCTCCCTTCTAATTACATTGCTTTTAAATGCTGCTGCATTTGGACAGAATACCCCCGGCAATGACGAAGCATTTAAAAAAGTACTTACTGAACGTTCACATAAAATTGTAAATACACTTGAAATAGCTGATTCGGGCAAATTCGATAAAGTGGTTAGGCTGGTTGCTGATCAGTATTATCGTCTTAATAAAATTCATGATGAATCCAAAGCATCTGTTGCAGCAATTAAAGGCTTACAGTTGCCTGATGAAGAGAAAACAGCTCGGGTAAAAAAAGAAGATGAAACAAAGGCTGAAATGCTTGGAAAACTCCACAAGAAATATATCTCGCAATTAAAAAAGAATTTAACCGACGCACAAATAGAGAAAGTAAAGAATGGTATGACCTATAATGTGCTCAATGTTACTTATACAGCATATACGGAAATGTTATTAAACCTTACCGAAGAACAAAAGAAAAAAATTTACAACTGGTTGGTAGAAGCAAGAGAACTGGCAATGGATGAAGGCTCATCTGATGACAAGCACAAAGTTTTTGGAAAATATAAAGGAAGAATAAATAATTACCTGTCAACAGAAGGATATGATATGAAGAAAGAGGAAAAAGCCTGGCAGGATAGATTGAAAGAGAAAAAAAGCATAGAAAAACAAACCGCTTAA
- a CDS encoding zinc-binding alcohol dehydrogenase family protein, with protein sequence MKALVCEQPGSFQYIKKEKPLLETGHAILKIKRIGICGTDLHAFEGTQPFFNYPRILGHELAAEIVAIEPGNEFAVGDRVTFSPYFYCGKCIACRNGLTNCCADIKVFGVHIDGGMCEYISVPLQYLIKGNDMSFDELALVEPLAIGAHGIRRAGVKPNEYVLVIGAGPIGLGVMEFARIAGAHVIAMDVNEQRLKFCRDKLNVAYTINPAKDDVIEQLRSITNNDMPTVVIDATGSLKAINTAFQYLAHGGRFVLVGLQREALAVSHPEFHKREATLMSSRNATPEDFNHVLASMKNKLLDPATYITHRVLFDEVKDNFESWLNPATGVIKAMVSLH encoded by the coding sequence ATGAAAGCATTAGTATGTGAACAACCGGGTTCATTTCAATATATCAAAAAAGAAAAACCATTATTAGAGACTGGTCATGCTATTCTTAAAATAAAAAGAATAGGTATCTGCGGTACGGACCTGCATGCTTTCGAAGGCACGCAACCTTTTTTTAATTACCCAAGGATACTGGGACATGAACTGGCAGCAGAGATCGTAGCAATCGAACCCGGTAATGAATTTGCAGTAGGAGACAGGGTTACATTCAGCCCTTATTTTTATTGTGGTAAATGTATTGCCTGCCGAAACGGGCTTACTAATTGTTGTGCCGATATAAAAGTTTTCGGAGTACATATTGATGGCGGCATGTGTGAATATATTTCTGTGCCTTTACAATACCTTATAAAAGGAAATGACATGAGCTTTGATGAACTGGCATTGGTAGAGCCATTGGCTATTGGCGCACATGGTATAAGAAGGGCCGGAGTAAAACCTAATGAATATGTTTTGGTGATCGGCGCCGGCCCGATTGGGTTGGGCGTAATGGAATTTGCAAGAATAGCCGGGGCACATGTAATTGCAATGGATGTAAATGAACAACGATTAAAATTTTGTAGAGACAAATTAAATGTAGCATACACTATCAATCCGGCGAAAGATGATGTGATAGAACAATTAAGATCGATTACAAATAATGATATGCCTACAGTTGTAATTGATGCGACTGGAAGTTTGAAAGCAATCAATACAGCATTTCAATATTTGGCACATGGCGGAAGATTTGTACTGGTAGGTTTGCAACGGGAAGCACTTGCTGTAAGCCATCCCGAGTTTCATAAACGGGAAGCGACACTGATGAGCAGCCGTAATGCTACACCGGAAGATTTTAATCATGTATTGGCTTCAATGAAAAACAAATTGCTTGACCCTGCTACCTATATTACACATCGTGTACTTTTTGATGAAGTAAAGGATAATTTTGAAAGTTGGTTAAACCCGGCAACAGGAGTTATTAAAGCAATGGTTTCGCTGCATTAA